The following coding sequences lie in one Paenibacillus durus ATCC 35681 genomic window:
- a CDS encoding alpha/beta fold hydrolase, with the protein METVRREGVHISYSDQGQGEVIVLLHGFCGSAEYWEKVIPILSGSYRVIAPDLRGHGSSDAPLGAYTIEQMADDVLSLLDALDIPKVTLLGHSLGGYITLSFAQRYASRLTAFGLIHSTAYPDSIEAKEKRLKAVAAIGSQGITDFVDGFVPGLFAPETTESSPELLQRAREIGFKTPPQGAIGAALAMRERPDRRDVISASELPVLLVAGEKDGLVPVERTFTSDKRNVTKAVISGAGHMSLFEEPEQLADVIKDFAAVLVR; encoded by the coding sequence ATGGAAACAGTGCGTCGTGAAGGAGTACACATTAGTTACAGTGATCAAGGGCAGGGTGAAGTTATTGTTCTGCTTCACGGTTTCTGCGGCAGCGCGGAATACTGGGAGAAGGTTATCCCGATTTTGAGCGGAAGCTACCGCGTCATTGCGCCCGACCTGCGGGGGCATGGTTCTTCCGATGCGCCGCTTGGCGCCTATACGATTGAGCAAATGGCCGATGACGTGCTTTCGCTGCTGGATGCTCTTGACATTCCTAAGGTTACGCTGCTGGGCCATTCATTAGGCGGGTATATTACACTTTCGTTCGCTCAGCGTTATGCCTCGCGCCTGACTGCCTTTGGACTGATTCATTCCACAGCCTACCCGGACAGCATCGAGGCGAAGGAGAAGCGGCTCAAGGCGGTCGCTGCGATCGGGTCCCAGGGAATCACCGATTTTGTGGATGGATTCGTACCCGGACTGTTCGCGCCGGAGACGACGGAGTCCTCGCCTGAGCTGCTGCAGCGCGCCCGGGAAATCGGCTTTAAGACGCCGCCCCAAGGGGCGATTGGAGCTGCCCTGGCTATGCGCGAGCGTCCCGACCGGCGCGATGTGATATCGGCCAGCGAGCTGCCGGTGCTGCTTGTGGCAGGGGAGAAGGACGGTCTTGTACCGGTGGAGAGGACCTTCACCTCGGACAAGCGGAACGTAACGAAGGCGGTCATTTCCGGCGCAGGCCATATGAGCCTGTTTGAAGAGCCGGAGCAGCTTGCCGATGTGATTAAAGATTTTGCCGCTGTCCTGGTAAGATGA
- the yyaC gene encoding spore protease YyaC, with protein MAIREQGQGSGKRKVDAEGLTAFFREIEGLHKPEEITFLCVGTDRSTGDSLGPLTGTRLLEYGFPHVIGTLPFPCDADNLTKRMAEIPSAHIVIAVDACLGPHAAVGYYYASMEPLHPAKSVGLALPAVGHYSLAAVVDASGPKPYRTLQTTPLHRVIGMAGTIAAAAAEGFGLLR; from the coding sequence ATGGCAATCAGGGAACAGGGGCAGGGGAGCGGCAAAAGAAAGGTGGATGCCGAAGGCTTGACTGCTTTCTTTCGCGAAATCGAAGGGCTGCATAAGCCGGAAGAGATTACCTTCCTGTGCGTTGGCACCGACCGTTCCACCGGAGACTCGCTTGGACCGTTAACGGGAACCCGGCTGCTGGAATACGGATTTCCCCATGTGATCGGCACGCTTCCGTTCCCATGCGATGCGGATAATCTGACAAAAAGGATGGCTGAAATTCCTTCGGCGCATATCGTGATCGCCGTCGATGCCTGCCTTGGTCCGCACGCGGCCGTAGGTTATTATTACGCCTCCATGGAACCGCTGCATCCGGCTAAATCCGTAGGGCTGGCCCTGCCCGCAGTAGGGCATTACAGCCTGGCCGCCGTCGTTGACGCTAGCGGACCGAAGCCGTACCGGACGCTTCAGACTACGCCGCTGCACCGTGTGATAGGCATGGCGGGAACCATTGCCGCCGCAGCGGCTGAGGGATTCGGGCTGTTACGCTGA
- a CDS encoding DUF1128 domain-containing protein has translation MDLSTPSQSNVEYMIESIKTKLKMASAAAMQSSAFSLDKYEDIRDIYEVVMDSDRLSISQVEALVSELGRLRK, from the coding sequence ATGGATCTATCGACCCCGAGCCAGAGCAATGTGGAATATATGATCGAAAGCATTAAGACCAAACTGAAAATGGCCAGCGCCGCCGCCATGCAGTCCTCCGCCTTCTCGCTGGACAAATATGAAGACATCCGGGATATTTACGAAGTCGTTATGGATAGCGACAGACTCAGCATCTCGCAGGTGGAGGCTCTCGTCTCCGAACTGGGACGCTTGCGGAAATAA
- a CDS encoding asparaginase yields METVLVKEYRANLMECAHSGHIAIVGENGVLKGYAGDPGFVSFTRSSAKPLQAIPGIRGGIMDKYGLSAAEIALMTASHRGESYHLQALESIAAKTGVTESCMICASSYPLDEGSREEAIRGTGRRKLYHNCSGKHLGLLSYSKSKALPLEGYAQPDHPVQQEILQTVAYMAGLAPKDISLGTDGCGLPVFALPLTGLAHAYLKLACPELIEDKATREAVKVITSAMHAHPEMVAGYGRLDSILLEDYNIVSKGGFKGVYCFGLRNERLGFAFKILDGSEEEWGLIVRGILEQIGYANRSTLSKLTAAFPGYIENDEGMRVGHAETVFKLELI; encoded by the coding sequence ATGGAGACGGTTTTGGTAAAGGAGTATCGGGCCAATCTGATGGAATGCGCCCACAGCGGGCATATTGCCATAGTAGGGGAGAATGGCGTGTTAAAAGGATATGCGGGGGACCCTGGCTTTGTTTCCTTTACCCGTTCTTCGGCGAAGCCGCTGCAGGCGATTCCGGGCATTCGCGGCGGAATTATGGATAAATACGGCCTGAGTGCGGCCGAAATCGCCCTTATGACCGCTTCGCACCGCGGGGAGAGCTACCATCTTCAGGCCTTGGAGAGCATTGCGGCCAAGACGGGTGTAACGGAAAGCTGCATGATCTGCGCTTCCAGCTATCCGCTTGACGAAGGAAGCCGCGAGGAGGCAATCCGCGGCACAGGCAGGCGAAAGCTGTACCATAACTGCTCCGGCAAGCATCTGGGGCTGCTGTCTTACAGTAAATCGAAGGCACTGCCGCTGGAAGGATACGCGCAGCCGGACCATCCGGTTCAGCAGGAGATTCTCCAGACGGTCGCCTATATGGCCGGCCTGGCGCCGAAGGATATCAGCCTGGGAACGGACGGCTGCGGCCTGCCGGTGTTCGCTCTCCCTCTAACCGGATTGGCCCACGCCTATTTGAAGCTGGCCTGTCCCGAGCTGATCGAAGATAAGGCGACGAGAGAAGCGGTAAAGGTCATCACATCGGCCATGCATGCTCATCCGGAGATGGTAGCCGGATACGGACGGCTGGACTCCATACTGCTGGAAGACTACAATATTGTGTCCAAAGGCGGCTTCAAGGGCGTGTACTGCTTCGGGCTGCGGAATGAACGTCTCGGGTTTGCCTTTAAGATACTTGACGGCTCCGAAGAAGAATGGGGTCTGATTGTACGCGGTATTCTGGAGCAGATCGGATATGCGAACCGGTCGACATTAAGTAAGCTTACGGCGGCTTTCCCGGGCTATATCGAGAATGATGAAGGAATGCGTGTCGGTCATGCGGAGACGGTATTCAAACTGGAGTTAATTTGA
- a CDS encoding YtxH domain-containing protein, whose product MSKEELEYPAQNGTTFAKGLLIGGLIGAAAALLFAPKPGREMRSDLSNKLSIATDKTKEFSGTVTDKTKSLATAVGGKVADLAGTVSSKVSDLASTVSSKASDIRTSVSDSKQEIAATLQETGKKISDTVEAASTEVSDDVKDASKDISEAAKNASDEVKAGY is encoded by the coding sequence ATGAGTAAAGAAGAACTGGAATATCCTGCGCAAAACGGAACAACCTTCGCGAAGGGTCTTCTTATTGGCGGTCTGATCGGAGCGGCGGCGGCCCTCCTCTTCGCACCCAAGCCGGGACGCGAAATGCGCAGCGACCTCTCCAATAAGCTGAGCATAGCAACCGACAAGACCAAAGAATTCTCCGGTACGGTTACCGATAAGACGAAATCTCTTGCTACGGCAGTCGGTGGAAAAGTGGCTGATTTGGCCGGCACCGTATCCAGCAAGGTCTCCGATTTGGCTAGTACTGTATCGTCCAAAGCCTCCGACATTAGGACAAGCGTCAGCGACAGCAAGCAGGAAATTGCCGCTACCTTGCAGGAAACCGGGAAGAAAATCTCGGATACGGTCGAAGCGGCTTCCACAGAAGTAAGCGATGATGTTAAGGATGCTTCCAAGGATATCTCCGAAGCAGCAAAGAACGCTTCGGACGAGGTCAAAGCTGGCTATTAA
- a CDS encoding DUF5665 domain-containing protein, producing MGKLTGKTRDYEVNDHPFELRHEVKRLNTRLDQIAESLEKSEIKDILENYTDPKKRIMTNLMAGISRGVGLSLGTFIVLGILGYIVSLFINVPVIGEYLAEIKKYIDANS from the coding sequence ATGGGAAAGCTGACAGGAAAGACAAGGGACTACGAAGTGAACGATCACCCGTTCGAGCTCCGCCATGAAGTGAAGCGGCTCAATACCCGGCTGGACCAAATCGCCGAATCACTGGAGAAATCAGAGATTAAGGATATACTCGAGAATTATACCGATCCCAAGAAGCGGATCATGACCAATCTCATGGCCGGTATTTCCCGGGGGGTCGGCCTATCTCTCGGCACCTTCATTGTGCTGGGCATACTGGGTTATATCGTTAGTCTGTTTATTAACGTGCCGGTCATCGGCGAGTATCTTGCCGAAATTAAGAAGTACATTGACGCCAACAGTTGA
- a CDS encoding sigma-70 family RNA polymerase sigma factor produces MNERVTPPESLDESVSLIWEYQQTKDNDIATVLIHRYEPMVKMAAGKIARNRPDLYEDLYQVGQMALIRLLQQYDISLGIPFEPYAMKSMIGHMKNFLRDKSWYIQVPRRIKEKGALVQQAIDELTVKLERSPDVGEIASYLDLSVEEAVEVLAGRECYHYVSLDSPLSQEETGATLGELISSDANDYDTVERRMDLQQALGQLKEQEQKVLLLAFQEGQSQRAIAQKLGVSQMSVSRIQKRATEKLKQIMSNSAY; encoded by the coding sequence ATGAATGAGAGAGTGACTCCCCCAGAGTCCTTGGACGAATCCGTCTCTCTTATTTGGGAATATCAGCAGACCAAAGATAACGATATTGCCACCGTATTGATTCATAGATACGAGCCGATGGTCAAGATGGCCGCAGGCAAGATTGCCCGCAACCGCCCCGATCTTTATGAAGACCTCTATCAGGTCGGTCAGATGGCTCTGATCCGCCTTCTGCAGCAATACGATATCAGCCTTGGCATTCCCTTTGAACCCTATGCCATGAAGAGCATGATCGGGCACATGAAGAATTTTCTCCGCGATAAATCCTGGTACATACAGGTTCCCAGACGCATTAAAGAAAAAGGCGCATTGGTCCAGCAGGCGATTGACGAACTGACCGTCAAGCTGGAACGTTCACCCGATGTAGGCGAAATCGCGAGTTACCTTGATCTGTCTGTGGAGGAAGCGGTGGAAGTTCTTGCTGGAAGGGAATGTTACCATTACGTATCGCTCGATTCCCCGCTGTCTCAGGAAGAGACCGGCGCTACGCTGGGCGAACTGATCAGCTCGGATGCGAACGACTACGATACCGTAGAGCGGCGCATGGACCTTCAGCAGGCGCTTGGACAATTGAAGGAGCAGGAGCAGAAGGTGCTGCTGCTGGCATTCCAGGAAGGGCAGTCTCAGCGGGCGATCGCCCAGAAGCTCGGTGTATCGCAGATGAGCGTATCGCGAATCCAGAAACGGGCTACCGAGAAGCTGAAACAGATTATGTCTAATTCGGCTTATTGA
- the rsbW gene encoding anti-sigma B factor RsbW yields the protein MSDDIQKVIIQLPASAEYVDIVRLNLYGIASKMGFSYEDIEDMKVAVSEACNNSVLYAYEQEDGLVDVIFEVSPFALSITVKDEGESFDNVKASGERMTLHDKELSDVQVGGLGFYLMQALMDEVNVISESGKGTVVTLTKKLHLSEERV from the coding sequence ATGAGTGATGATATACAAAAAGTGATAATCCAGTTGCCTGCCAGTGCAGAATATGTCGATATTGTGAGACTCAATTTATACGGAATTGCCTCGAAAATGGGCTTTTCGTACGAAGATATAGAAGATATGAAAGTAGCGGTTTCCGAGGCTTGTAACAATTCAGTTCTCTACGCCTACGAGCAGGAGGATGGATTAGTCGACGTCATCTTTGAAGTAAGTCCTTTTGCCCTGTCGATCACCGTCAAAGACGAGGGGGAGAGCTTTGACAATGTAAAAGCATCCGGAGAGCGCATGACCCTGCATGACAAGGAACTAAGCGATGTTCAAGTCGGGGGGCTCGGCTTCTATCTGATGCAGGCGCTTATGGATGAGGTTAACGTCATAAGCGAGTCCGGGAAGGGGACAGTCGTAACTTTGACTAAAAAGCTTCATCTCAGCGAGGAGAGAGTATGA
- a CDS encoding STAS domain-containing protein, giving the protein MNTHKSEKFHATTKTEDGVCTVYLRGELDLSVADDFRLVMEPLVGDTALNLAINMKELKYIDSTGIGILLSILKARHGLDVKFTVEEVPPHIQKLFDMTGIAKFFTSQENSH; this is encoded by the coding sequence ATGAATACACATAAGAGCGAAAAGTTTCATGCAACGACAAAAACCGAGGATGGCGTTTGCACAGTCTACTTGAGAGGCGAGCTCGATTTGTCGGTTGCTGACGATTTTCGGTTGGTGATGGAGCCGCTTGTGGGGGATACAGCGCTAAATCTAGCCATTAATATGAAAGAATTGAAATATATTGACAGCACGGGCATCGGAATTCTTTTATCGATCCTCAAGGCAAGACACGGCTTGGATGTCAAATTCACCGTGGAGGAAGTTCCGCCGCATATACAGAAGCTGTTCGATATGACCGGTATCGCCAAATTTTTCACCTCCCAAGAGAACTCCCACTAG
- a CDS encoding CheR family methyltransferase, whose protein sequence is MTATGRGSDEQPLAGTDKNELENIEIELLLCGIHRLYGYDFRNYSLPSLRRRIWHRVHGENLSSISALQEKVLHDRACFERLIYSLSIPVTEMFRDPSMFRTFRQKAVPLLRNCPSIRIWHAGCSTGEEVYSMAILLKEEGLYDKARIYATDINNRSLQQAKEGVYEISKMQQYSQNHMEAGGKRAFSEYYTAKSNSVILQPELRKNITFAEHNLATDTSFNEFHVIFCRNVMIYFNDELREHVHSLFFESLSRFGLLVLGTKESIHFNRYSDSYEPLDRVEKIYRKIK, encoded by the coding sequence ATGACTGCAACAGGACGAGGAAGCGATGAGCAGCCCCTTGCAGGAACCGATAAGAACGAGCTGGAAAATATCGAAATCGAGCTTCTGCTCTGCGGTATTCATCGCCTATACGGATACGATTTCCGAAACTACTCGCTACCTTCCCTAAGGAGACGAATCTGGCATCGTGTTCATGGGGAGAACCTGTCCAGCATCTCCGCGCTGCAGGAGAAGGTGCTTCATGACCGGGCCTGCTTCGAACGTCTGATTTACAGCCTTTCCATACCGGTCACGGAGATGTTTCGGGACCCCAGCATGTTCCGGACTTTCCGCCAGAAGGCCGTGCCGCTTCTGAGGAACTGCCCGTCTATCCGGATCTGGCATGCCGGCTGCTCTACTGGCGAAGAGGTGTACTCCATGGCGATTCTGCTAAAGGAGGAGGGCTTGTACGACAAAGCGCGTATTTACGCCACCGATATCAACAACAGATCGCTTCAGCAGGCCAAGGAAGGCGTGTACGAAATCAGTAAAATGCAGCAGTACAGCCAAAACCACATGGAGGCGGGGGGTAAGCGCGCCTTTTCGGAATATTATACAGCGAAGTCTAATTCGGTCATTTTGCAGCCGGAATTACGCAAAAATATTACCTTTGCCGAGCATAACCTGGCGACCGATACTTCATTCAACGAGTTCCATGTTATATTTTGCCGGAATGTCATGATTTACTTTAACGATGAGCTTCGAGAGCATGTCCACAGCCTGTTTTTCGAAAGCCTCAGCCGATTCGGATTGCTTGTTCTCGGAACCAAAGAGTCCATTCATTTCAACAGGTACAGCGACAGTTACGAGCCACTCGACAGAGTGGAAAAGATCTATCGCAAAATCAAATGA
- a CDS encoding PP2C family protein-serine/threonine phosphatase — MKILIVDDNPTNIIIIREILKKEAYRNVITAASAIEMLELLGARGENSELRPKHPDVDLILLDMMMPEMDGIEACRIVQQYANLKDIPIIMVTAVGDSKKLAEALDAGAVDYVTKPINKVELMARIRLALRLKAEKDWHKERDQRIQYELKLAALVQNAVLSLPLKEELFEVHAIYQPSFELAGDLYAWYALGDGRYGVILLDMMGHGISSSLFCMFIASVLKDTVTTYVEPEKVIQELNRRFNQLYIEKQLVQYYFTAIYLVIDTKLQRIDYVNAGHPPALFFEGNAAEPVLLESNCHPVGVFDRIEASPQTLTYEQEGHLAMYTDGLLEMVEGDQEEQLKFLIGELAGEHEWREEPMKAAFFDNKAPGERDDDKCLVWISLRTY; from the coding sequence ATGAAAATACTAATTGTTGACGACAATCCTACCAATATTATCATCATCCGTGAAATCCTAAAAAAAGAGGCTTATCGCAATGTGATTACGGCGGCTTCCGCAATTGAAATGCTGGAGCTGCTCGGAGCCCGCGGCGAGAATAGCGAACTTAGGCCAAAGCATCCCGATGTCGATCTGATTCTTCTCGATATGATGATGCCCGAAATGGACGGTATCGAGGCTTGCCGGATCGTGCAGCAGTACGCGAATTTGAAGGATATTCCGATTATCATGGTAACCGCCGTCGGCGACTCCAAGAAATTGGCGGAAGCGCTGGATGCCGGCGCGGTCGATTATGTAACCAAGCCGATCAACAAGGTCGAGCTGATGGCGCGAATCCGCTTGGCTCTGCGGCTGAAGGCCGAGAAGGATTGGCATAAGGAAAGGGATCAGCGCATTCAGTACGAATTGAAGCTGGCGGCACTCGTGCAAAATGCAGTGCTCAGCCTGCCGCTGAAAGAGGAACTGTTCGAGGTACATGCCATTTATCAGCCTTCATTTGAGCTAGCCGGGGATTTGTATGCCTGGTACGCGCTGGGAGACGGGCGTTATGGGGTCATTTTGCTGGATATGATGGGACACGGCATTTCATCCTCTCTGTTCTGCATGTTCATTGCTTCCGTGCTCAAGGACACGGTCACGACTTATGTCGAGCCGGAGAAAGTCATTCAGGAACTGAACCGGCGCTTCAACCAGCTCTATATCGAAAAACAGCTTGTACAATACTATTTTACAGCCATTTATCTTGTCATTGATACCAAATTGCAGCGCATTGACTATGTGAATGCAGGCCATCCCCCTGCCCTGTTCTTTGAAGGGAACGCCGCCGAACCGGTGCTGCTGGAGAGCAACTGTCATCCGGTAGGAGTGTTCGACCGAATCGAGGCTTCGCCTCAAACGCTCACTTATGAGCAGGAAGGCCATTTGGCGATGTATACCGACGGGCTTCTGGAGATGGTGGAGGGAGATCAGGAGGAACAACTGAAATTCCTGATCGGCGAGCTTGCGGGGGAGCATGAGTGGCGCGAAGAGCCGATGAAGGCCGCTTTCTTCGATAACAAGGCCCCGGGAGAGCGTGATGACGACAAGTGTCTGGTGTGGATTTCACTGAGAACTTATTAA
- a CDS encoding DUF948 domain-containing protein, whose product MIISLSVALIAVAFAVLVFFLIKTLNSAKASLDKVSQTLQEVQKTVDELTYEVKATVRHANKITADVQGKIEKIDPIMDSVQNLGEVLSELTMTVKQVSVTVIERFRKNRELKEKAELVSVNNVKATPAEERTVNSYNAVNAVNSKKGRLDAVLKGVDVAAGLWQRYRK is encoded by the coding sequence ATGATCATTAGCCTCAGCGTGGCGCTTATAGCTGTCGCATTCGCAGTTCTCGTGTTCTTTTTGATTAAGACTCTGAATTCCGCCAAGGCTTCTCTCGACAAAGTGAGCCAGACGCTTCAGGAGGTACAGAAGACAGTCGATGAGCTCACTTATGAAGTGAAAGCTACGGTAAGACACGCCAACAAGATTACGGCGGATGTGCAGGGTAAAATAGAGAAAATCGATCCTATTATGGACTCGGTCCAGAATCTGGGCGAGGTGCTCAGCGAGCTGACAATGACCGTGAAGCAGGTATCGGTAACAGTCATTGAGAGATTCCGCAAAAACCGGGAGCTGAAAGAGAAAGCGGAGCTTGTATCGGTCAACAACGTCAAGGCGACCCCTGCTGAGGAGCGGACGGTAAATTCCTATAATGCGGTTAATGCGGTAAACAGCAAGAAGGGGAGATTGGACGCCGTCCTCAAAGGAGTCGATGTCGCCGCCGGTCTCTGGCAGAGATACCGGAAGTAG
- a CDS encoding C40 family peptidase — protein MNQLTKQLLAALLLSTAVCASSGGFGANSVHAAKNSAAVLSSAASQSAVIQSTVRLRSAPSAGSKVLSYVKEGEKVLILEKTNAYFYKVRTANGEIGYCSSQDKYIALTAAEAAPQPVPAAPAASTATASIEQVIARGMSYLGTPYEFGSSRSDISTFDCSDFVRQIYLEAANIKLPADSRQQGKWVRESRSAVTDISGLKRGDLMFFMSYKGSSAAAYAGIDKSAERITHVALYLGDGQILHTYSVSSGGVRVDKLSASWTNRFLFGGSVIH, from the coding sequence ATGAACCAATTAACCAAGCAGCTACTTGCCGCGTTATTATTGTCAACCGCAGTTTGCGCTTCTTCGGGCGGGTTCGGGGCTAATTCTGTCCATGCGGCTAAGAATTCGGCCGCTGTACTGTCCAGTGCCGCCTCGCAATCGGCCGTCATTCAGTCAACAGTCCGGCTCCGCAGCGCGCCTTCCGCAGGCAGCAAGGTGCTCTCCTATGTAAAAGAAGGGGAGAAGGTGCTGATTCTGGAAAAGACGAATGCCTATTTCTACAAGGTCCGCACGGCGAACGGAGAAATCGGCTATTGCAGCTCTCAGGACAAGTATATCGCTCTGACAGCGGCCGAAGCGGCTCCACAGCCTGTACCGGCTGCTCCTGCGGCAAGCACAGCTACAGCGAGTATCGAGCAGGTCATTGCTAGAGGGATGTCCTATCTCGGCACACCTTATGAATTCGGGTCAAGCCGCAGCGACATATCCACCTTCGATTGCTCGGATTTTGTCCGGCAGATTTATCTTGAAGCGGCGAATATTAAGCTGCCGGCTGATTCCAGACAGCAGGGGAAATGGGTCAGGGAGAGCCGTTCAGCCGTAACGGATATATCGGGTCTCAAACGGGGCGATCTGATGTTCTTTATGAGCTACAAAGGAAGCTCAGCCGCCGCTTATGCCGGGATTGACAAGTCTGCGGAAAGGATTACGCATGTCGCTCTATATTTGGGAGACGGACAGATTTTGCATACGTATTCCGTATCTTCCGGGGGTGTCAGAGTAGATAAATTAAGCGCTTCTTGGACCAACCGATTCCTCTTCGGAGGCTCGGTTATCCACTGA
- a CDS encoding cyclase family protein: protein MIIDLTHPIRDGLPVYPGDQPTQLARSAEFARDGYNNHRLTINMHSGTHIDGHMHMTDCTEYLNGYPLSTFIGEGCLLDVRGAGAIGYKPEYEQLIHEGQIVILYTGHSDLFGEPAYFADFPVLTPELADLLIRKKIKMVGMDTPSPDRHPFDIHRMLFSRRIPIIENLTDLAALLPLSRFEVTALPLNINADSSIARVIARTFQ from the coding sequence ATGATCATCGATCTGACCCACCCCATCCGGGACGGGCTGCCGGTCTATCCGGGAGATCAGCCAACGCAGCTTGCAAGATCCGCCGAATTCGCCCGGGATGGCTATAACAATCATCGCCTGACCATTAACATGCATTCAGGAACGCATATCGACGGGCATATGCACATGACGGACTGCACGGAGTATTTGAACGGGTATCCGCTGAGCACGTTTATCGGGGAGGGCTGCTTGCTGGATGTCCGGGGAGCCGGAGCAATTGGATATAAACCCGAATACGAACAGCTCATTCACGAAGGGCAGATCGTAATCCTGTACACCGGACATAGCGATTTGTTCGGAGAACCCGCCTATTTTGCCGATTTTCCGGTTCTGACACCGGAGCTTGCGGATCTTCTGATTCGAAAAAAAATTAAAATGGTCGGCATGGACACTCCATCGCCGGACAGACATCCTTTCGATATACACCGGATGCTGTTCAGCCGCCGCATTCCAATCATCGAGAATCTGACGGATCTTGCGGCGCTGCTTCCCTTATCCCGGTTTGAAGTGACCGCCCTTCCGCTGAATATCAACGCCGATTCCTCCATAGCCCGGGTGATTGCCCGCACTTTCCAGTAA